The following proteins are encoded in a genomic region of Dasypus novemcinctus isolate mDasNov1 chromosome 3, mDasNov1.1.hap2, whole genome shotgun sequence:
- the PLEKHG3 gene encoding pleckstrin homology domain-containing family G member 3 isoform X12 produces MPVSVSLCQEGGQERPVSLTSSTSSSGSSRDSHGAMEEPNGSVAAAENGAGSPRDRQPPNSNNNSCSWLNTKGPLSPFNSRAAAGPAHKVSYLGRVVREIVETERMYVQDLRSIVEDYLLKIIDTPGLLKPEQVSALFGNIENIYALNSQLLRDLDGCNSDPVAVASCFVERSQEFDIYTQYCNNYPNSVAALTECMRDKQQAKFFRDRQELLQHSLPLGSYLLKPVQRILKYHLLLQEIAKHFDEEEDGFEVVEDAIDTMTCVAWYINDMKRRHEHAVRLQEIQSLLINWKGPDLTTYGELVLEGMFRVHRVRNERAFFLFDKALLITKKRGDHFVYKGHIPCSSLMLIESTRDSLCFTVTHYKHSKQQYSIQAKTVEEKRTWTHHLKRLILENHHTTIPQKAKEAILEMDSYYPNRYRYSPERLKKAWSSQDEVSTHVRQGRRQSEPTKHLLRQLSEKAAKTAGMKGKGRKEPEGSQAHRRPRGRSSTSPEKCLSFDSISSLPEVEPDPEPETEQEVFAAMEVPSTEEMPSDTDSPEVLETQLAAHQGLLGVDHPADMVDFMVAESTEDLKTLSSEEEEEEMGATQEPESLLPPSVLDQASVIAERFVSSFSRRSSLALEDGKSSGFGTPRLTSRSSSVLSLEGSEKGPARCGSTSDSLSSSQLPPEMEVIVGVAPESGPPVNRTEPPSPGCPAEPDRSPCKKKESLLSSRDRLLLDRIKSYYEHAENHDAGFSVRRRESLSYIPKGLVRNSVSRFNSLPRPDSEPIAPVGRKRQMGSQPPSWALFDLPVPAQGCTRDPAPITDDEFRPSSEVLKLWEGMDSSGESPRKGPGQGQANGFDLHEPLFILEEHELGAITEELASASSESASPTERHSPSHLAQELKELVKELSSGAQEELVAPLHPRIVQLSHVMDGHVSERVKNKVYQLARQYSLRIKSNKAEMARPPLHWAKVAPEKDGKSPTLPCPHKEAGEPLGGKGKRKLVLSLLNSEQTTVPEHSPPKPRSAGETSPQRFSFSPSAASPRIASPSAHSPLTSFDAETFSWPDVRELRSKYASHTKVLQAKGSRPRGLVSRSRSLPENVMEPLPSGGVSFCGSLSPKRGWGDEEAAQPQRPPGRLDGSEALYVTADLTLENNRRVIIMEKGPLSGPMEAGKEQGNGQGPAMMGRGHDSQEAAAYQLKEEEPKDSVDPSQQGRVRNLREKFQALNSIG; encoded by the exons ATGCCCGTCTCTGTCTCCCTCTGCCAAGAAGGCGGCCAGGAGCGGCCCGTGAGCCTGACCTCCAGCACCTCCTCGTCCGGCTCCTCCCGTGACAGCCACGGTGCCATGGAGGAGCCCAACGGCTCCGTGGCTGCAGCCGAGAACGGGGCGGGCTCCCCGCGGGACCGGCAGCCCcccaacagcaacaacaactCCTGCAGCTGGCTGAACACCAAGGGACCCCTCTCCCCATTCAACAGCCGGGCCGCGGCAGGGCCGGCGCACAAGGTCAGCTACCTGGGCCGGGTGGTGCGGGAGATCGTGGAGACGGAGCGCATGTACGTGCAGGACCTGCGCAGCATCGTGGAG GACTACCTCTTGAAGATCATCGACACGCCTGGGCTGCTGAAGCCAGAACAAGTCAGCGCCCTCTTTGGGAACATAGAAAACATCTATGCGCTGAACAG tcaGCTCCTCCGAGACCTGGACGGCTGCAACAGTGACCCCGTGGCTGTGGCCAGCTGCTTCGTGGAGAGG AGCCAGGAGTTTGATATCTACACACAGTACTGCAACAACTACCCCAA CTCTGTGGCTGCCCTGACTGAATGCATGCGGGACAAGCAGCAGGCCAAGTTCTTTCGGGACCGGCAGGAGCTGCTGCAGCACTCGCTGCCCTTGGGCTCCTACCTGCTGAAGCCAGTCCAGCGCATCCTCAAGTACCACCTCCTGCTCCAG GAAATCGCTAAACATTTTGATGAGGAAGAGGACGGCTTCGAGGTGGTGGAGGATGCCATTGACACCATGACCTGCGTGGCCTGGTACATCAACGACATGAAGAGGAGGCATGAGCACGCCGTCCGGCTCCAG GAGATTCAGTCACTGCTCATCAACTGGAAGGGGCCAGACCTGACCACCTACGGAGAGCTCGTCCTGGAGGGCATGTTCCGGGTGCACCGCGTGCGCAACGAGAGGGCCTTCTTCCTCTTTGACAAGGCGCTGCTCATCACCAAGAAGCGGGGCGATCACTTTGTCTACAAAGGCCACATCCCG TGCTCCTCCCTCATGCTGATCGAAAGCACCAGAGACTCCCTGTGCTTCACTGTCACCCACTACAAGCACAGCAAGCAGCAGTACAGCATCCAG GCCAAAACCGTGGAGGAGAAACGGACCTGGACGCACCACCTCAAGAGGCTCATCCTGGAGAACCACCACACCACCATCCCCCAGAAG GCCAAGGAAGCCATCTTGGAAATGGATTCCTACT ATCCCAACCGATATCGCTACAGCCCAGAGCGGCTGAAGAAGGCGTGGTCCTCCCAGGATGAGGTGTCCACCCACGTGCGCCAGGGCCGCCGGCAGTCTG AGCCAACCAAACACCTGCTCAGGCAACTCAGTGAGAAAG CGGCCAAAACAGCAGGAATGAAG GGGAAGGGGCGCAAGGAGCCTGAGGGTTCCCAGGCCCACAGAAGACCCCGTGGCAGGTCTTCCACTAGTCCTGAGAAGTGCCTGAGCTTCGACTCCatctcttccctgccagag GTTGAGCCAGACCCTGAGCCCGAGACAGAGCAGGAGGTATTTGCTGCCATGGAAGTTCCCAGCACTGAGGAGATGCCCTCAGACACCGACTCTCCAGAAGTCCTGGAAACACAGCTGGCTGCCCACcaggggctgctgggggtggATCACCCAGCTGACATGGTGGACTTCATGGTGGCCGAGAGCACTGAGGACCTCAAAACCCTGAgcagtgaggaggaggaggaggaaatgggGGCCACCCAAGAACCcgagagcctcctgccaccatcTGTGCTGGACCAGGCCAGTGTCATAGCGGAGCGGTTTGTCAGTAGCTTCTCCCGGCGGAGCAGCTTGGCACTGGAGGATGGCAAGTCCAGTGGCTTTGGGACCCCACGGCTCACCAGCCGTAGCAGCAGCGTGCTCAGCCTAGAGGGCAGCGAGAAGGGCCCTGCCCGGTGTGGCAGCACCTCAGACTCACTCAGCTCCTCCCAGCTCCCCCCAGAAATGGAAGTCATTGTGGGAGTGGCCCCAGAGAGTGGCCCTCCTGTCAATAGGACAGAGCCCCCAAGCCCAGGCTGCCCAGCAGAGCCCGACAGATCGCCCTGCAAGAAGAAGGAATCACTGCTGTCCTCCCGAGATCGGCTCTTGCTGGACAGAATCAAGAGCTACTACGAGCATGCAGAGAACCACGACGCGGGCTTCAGTGTCCGGCGCCGTGAGAGCCTCTCCTACATCCCCAAAGGGCTGGTGAGAAACTCTGTCTCTAGGTTTAACAGCCTCCCCAGGCCAGATTCAGAGCCTATAGCTCCAGTGGGACGCAAAAGACAGATGGGCTCCCAACCGCCTTCGTGGGCCCTGTTTGATCTCCCAGTACCAGCCCAGGGATGCACCAGGGACCCAGCTCCCATCACAGATGATGAGTTTCGTCCTTCTTCAGAAGTTTTGAAGCTGTGGGAGGGTATGGATTCTTCTGGGGAAAGCCCTCGGAAGGGGCCGGGCCAGGGCCAGGCAAACGGCTTTGACCTGCACGAGCCACTCTTCATCCTAGAGGAGCATGAGCTGGGCGCCATCACGGAGGAGCTGGCCAGTGCCTCATCAGAGAGCGCCTCCCCCACTGAGCGGCACAGCCCATCCCACCTGGCCCAGGAGCTGAAGGAGCTGGTGAAGGAGCTGAGCAGCGGTGCCCAGGAGGAGCTGGTGGCCCCACTGCACCCCCGCATTGTGCAGCTCTCCCACGTGATGGACGGCCATGTGAGCGAGCGTGTCAAAAACAAGGTCTACCAGCTGGCCCGCCAGTACAGCCTCCGGATCAAGAGCAACAAGGCGGAGATGGCCAGGCCACCGCTGCACTGGGCAAAGGTGGCTCCCGAGAAGGACGGGAAGAgccccaccctcccctgcccGCACAAGGAGGCTGGAGAGCCATTGGGTGGCAAAG GTAAGAGGAAGCTGGTGCTGTCCCTCCTCAACTCGGAGCAGACGACGGTCCCGGAGCACAGCCCCCCCAAGCCCCGCTCTGCTGGGGAGACGTCGCCGCAGCGTTTCTCCTTTAGCCCCTCTGCTGCCAGCCCAAGGATCGCGTCGCCCTCTGCGCATAGCCCCCTCACTTCCTTTGACGCCGAGACCTTCAGCTGGCCCGATGTCCGAGAGCTGCGGTCCAAGTACGCCTCCCACACCAAGGTGCTCCAGGCCAAGGGCAGCCGGCCCCGCGGCCTGGTCAGCCGCAGCCGCTCCTTGCCCGAAAATGTGATGGAGCCCCTGCCGTCAGGTGGGGTGAGCTTCTGTGGCAGCCTGAGCCCCAAGAGGGGCTGGGGAGATGAGGAAGCCGCCCAGCCCCAGCGGCCCCCAGGCAGGCTGGATGGCAGCGAGGCCCTGTATGTCACCGCAGACCTCACCCTAGAGAACAACCGGCGGGTGATCATCATGGAGAAGGGGCCCCTGTCAGGCCCCATGGAGGCGGGGAAGGAACAGGGCAATGGCCAGGGACCGGCCATGATGGGACGGGGCCACGATTCCCAGGAAGCTGCAGCGTATCAGCTGAAGGAAGAGGAGCCCAAGGACTCAGTGGACCCAAGCCAGCAGGGCCGAGTGAGAAACCTGCGGGAGAAATTCCAGGCCTTGAACTCCATAGGTTGA
- the PLEKHG3 gene encoding pleckstrin homology domain-containing family G member 3 isoform X3 gives MATVAVSTVSCRTLLACSTGTSHSLKREKKKRKQPGQPQALGQKVLPERFRESTLTGTGIGGSFSFILPPASSGELGHCVWNFPGVPALGSDARMPVSVSLCQEGGQERPVSLTSSTSSSGSSRDSHGAMEEPNGSVAAAENGAGSPRDRQPPNSNNNSCSWLNTKGPLSPFNSRAAAGPAHKVSYLGRVVREIVETERMYVQDLRSIVEDYLLKIIDTPGLLKPEQVSALFGNIENIYALNSQLLRDLDGCNSDPVAVASCFVERSQEFDIYTQYCNNYPNSVAALTECMRDKQQAKFFRDRQELLQHSLPLGSYLLKPVQRILKYHLLLQEIAKHFDEEEDGFEVVEDAIDTMTCVAWYINDMKRRHEHAVRLQEIQSLLINWKGPDLTTYGELVLEGMFRVHRVRNERAFFLFDKALLITKKRGDHFVYKGHIPCSSLMLIESTRDSLCFTVTHYKHSKQQYSIQAKTVEEKRTWTHHLKRLILENHHTTIPQKAKEAILEMDSYYPNRYRYSPERLKKAWSSQDEVSTHVRQGRRQSEPTKHLLRQLSEKAAKTAGMKHAGSTGVLLDFGDPPCPRGLQLEAKGPAQEEEEEEVEEEEEEEEEPAFQVSLEDLAGHQGSEKGAGPEPPVSEEEEEEEEEEEEESLAVAEQGKGRKEPEGSQAHRRPRGRSSTSPEKCLSFDSISSLPEVEPDPEPETEQEVFAAMEVPSTEEMPSDTDSPEVLETQLAAHQGLLGVDHPADMVDFMVAESTEDLKTLSSEEEEEEMGATQEPESLLPPSVLDQASVIAERFVSSFSRRSSLALEDGKSSGFGTPRLTSRSSSVLSLEGSEKGPARCGSTSDSLSSSQLPPEMEVIVGVAPESGPPVNRTEPPSPGCPAEPDRSPCKKKESLLSSRDRLLLDRIKSYYEHAENHDAGFSVRRRESLSYIPKGLVRNSVSRFNSLPRPDSEPIAPVGRKRQMGSQPPSWALFDLPVPAQGCTRDPAPITDDEFRPSSEVLKLWEGMDSSGESPRKGPGQGQANGFDLHEPLFILEEHELGAITEELASASSESASPTERHSPSHLAQELKELVKELSSGAQEELVAPLHPRIVQLSHVMDGHVSERVKNKVYQLARQYSLRIKSNKAEMARPPLHWAKVAPEKDGKSPTLPCPHKEAGEPLGGKGKRKLVLSLLNSEQTTVPEHSPPKPRSAGETSPQRFSFSPSAASPRIASPSAHSPLTSFDAETFSWPDVRELRSKYASHTKVLQAKGSRPRGLVSRSRSLPENVMEPLPSGGVSFCGSLSPKRGWGDEEAAQPQRPPGRLDGSEALYVTADLTLENNRRVIIMEKGPLSGPMEAGKEQGNGQGPAMMGRGHDSQEAAAYQLKEEEPKDSVDPSQQGRVRNLREKFQALNSIG, from the exons AATTTCCCTGGGGTTCCCGCCCTGGGCAGCGATGCCAGGATGCCCGTCTCTGTCTCCCTCTGCCAAGAAGGCGGCCAGGAGCGGCCCGTGAGCCTGACCTCCAGCACCTCCTCGTCCGGCTCCTCCCGTGACAGCCACGGTGCCATGGAGGAGCCCAACGGCTCCGTGGCTGCAGCCGAGAACGGGGCGGGCTCCCCGCGGGACCGGCAGCCCcccaacagcaacaacaactCCTGCAGCTGGCTGAACACCAAGGGACCCCTCTCCCCATTCAACAGCCGGGCCGCGGCAGGGCCGGCGCACAAGGTCAGCTACCTGGGCCGGGTGGTGCGGGAGATCGTGGAGACGGAGCGCATGTACGTGCAGGACCTGCGCAGCATCGTGGAG GACTACCTCTTGAAGATCATCGACACGCCTGGGCTGCTGAAGCCAGAACAAGTCAGCGCCCTCTTTGGGAACATAGAAAACATCTATGCGCTGAACAG tcaGCTCCTCCGAGACCTGGACGGCTGCAACAGTGACCCCGTGGCTGTGGCCAGCTGCTTCGTGGAGAGG AGCCAGGAGTTTGATATCTACACACAGTACTGCAACAACTACCCCAA CTCTGTGGCTGCCCTGACTGAATGCATGCGGGACAAGCAGCAGGCCAAGTTCTTTCGGGACCGGCAGGAGCTGCTGCAGCACTCGCTGCCCTTGGGCTCCTACCTGCTGAAGCCAGTCCAGCGCATCCTCAAGTACCACCTCCTGCTCCAG GAAATCGCTAAACATTTTGATGAGGAAGAGGACGGCTTCGAGGTGGTGGAGGATGCCATTGACACCATGACCTGCGTGGCCTGGTACATCAACGACATGAAGAGGAGGCATGAGCACGCCGTCCGGCTCCAG GAGATTCAGTCACTGCTCATCAACTGGAAGGGGCCAGACCTGACCACCTACGGAGAGCTCGTCCTGGAGGGCATGTTCCGGGTGCACCGCGTGCGCAACGAGAGGGCCTTCTTCCTCTTTGACAAGGCGCTGCTCATCACCAAGAAGCGGGGCGATCACTTTGTCTACAAAGGCCACATCCCG TGCTCCTCCCTCATGCTGATCGAAAGCACCAGAGACTCCCTGTGCTTCACTGTCACCCACTACAAGCACAGCAAGCAGCAGTACAGCATCCAG GCCAAAACCGTGGAGGAGAAACGGACCTGGACGCACCACCTCAAGAGGCTCATCCTGGAGAACCACCACACCACCATCCCCCAGAAG GCCAAGGAAGCCATCTTGGAAATGGATTCCTACT ATCCCAACCGATATCGCTACAGCCCAGAGCGGCTGAAGAAGGCGTGGTCCTCCCAGGATGAGGTGTCCACCCACGTGCGCCAGGGCCGCCGGCAGTCTG AGCCAACCAAACACCTGCTCAGGCAACTCAGTGAGAAAG CGGCCAAAACAGCAGGAATGAAG CACGCAGGCAGTACCGGTGTGCTCCTGGACTTTGGGGACCCCCCCTGTCCTCGGGGCCTGCAGCTGGAGGCTAAAGGGCCtgcccaggaggaggaggaggaggaggtggaggaggaggaagaggaggaggaggagccagcATTTCAGGTCTCTCTGGAGGACTTGGCAGGGCATCAAGGCAGCGAGAAGGGGGCTGGGCCGGAGCCCCCGGTctcggaggaggaggaggaggaggaggaggaggaggaggaggagagcctGGCAGTGGCGGAGCAG GGGAAGGGGCGCAAGGAGCCTGAGGGTTCCCAGGCCCACAGAAGACCCCGTGGCAGGTCTTCCACTAGTCCTGAGAAGTGCCTGAGCTTCGACTCCatctcttccctgccagag GTTGAGCCAGACCCTGAGCCCGAGACAGAGCAGGAGGTATTTGCTGCCATGGAAGTTCCCAGCACTGAGGAGATGCCCTCAGACACCGACTCTCCAGAAGTCCTGGAAACACAGCTGGCTGCCCACcaggggctgctgggggtggATCACCCAGCTGACATGGTGGACTTCATGGTGGCCGAGAGCACTGAGGACCTCAAAACCCTGAgcagtgaggaggaggaggaggaaatgggGGCCACCCAAGAACCcgagagcctcctgccaccatcTGTGCTGGACCAGGCCAGTGTCATAGCGGAGCGGTTTGTCAGTAGCTTCTCCCGGCGGAGCAGCTTGGCACTGGAGGATGGCAAGTCCAGTGGCTTTGGGACCCCACGGCTCACCAGCCGTAGCAGCAGCGTGCTCAGCCTAGAGGGCAGCGAGAAGGGCCCTGCCCGGTGTGGCAGCACCTCAGACTCACTCAGCTCCTCCCAGCTCCCCCCAGAAATGGAAGTCATTGTGGGAGTGGCCCCAGAGAGTGGCCCTCCTGTCAATAGGACAGAGCCCCCAAGCCCAGGCTGCCCAGCAGAGCCCGACAGATCGCCCTGCAAGAAGAAGGAATCACTGCTGTCCTCCCGAGATCGGCTCTTGCTGGACAGAATCAAGAGCTACTACGAGCATGCAGAGAACCACGACGCGGGCTTCAGTGTCCGGCGCCGTGAGAGCCTCTCCTACATCCCCAAAGGGCTGGTGAGAAACTCTGTCTCTAGGTTTAACAGCCTCCCCAGGCCAGATTCAGAGCCTATAGCTCCAGTGGGACGCAAAAGACAGATGGGCTCCCAACCGCCTTCGTGGGCCCTGTTTGATCTCCCAGTACCAGCCCAGGGATGCACCAGGGACCCAGCTCCCATCACAGATGATGAGTTTCGTCCTTCTTCAGAAGTTTTGAAGCTGTGGGAGGGTATGGATTCTTCTGGGGAAAGCCCTCGGAAGGGGCCGGGCCAGGGCCAGGCAAACGGCTTTGACCTGCACGAGCCACTCTTCATCCTAGAGGAGCATGAGCTGGGCGCCATCACGGAGGAGCTGGCCAGTGCCTCATCAGAGAGCGCCTCCCCCACTGAGCGGCACAGCCCATCCCACCTGGCCCAGGAGCTGAAGGAGCTGGTGAAGGAGCTGAGCAGCGGTGCCCAGGAGGAGCTGGTGGCCCCACTGCACCCCCGCATTGTGCAGCTCTCCCACGTGATGGACGGCCATGTGAGCGAGCGTGTCAAAAACAAGGTCTACCAGCTGGCCCGCCAGTACAGCCTCCGGATCAAGAGCAACAAGGCGGAGATGGCCAGGCCACCGCTGCACTGGGCAAAGGTGGCTCCCGAGAAGGACGGGAAGAgccccaccctcccctgcccGCACAAGGAGGCTGGAGAGCCATTGGGTGGCAAAG GTAAGAGGAAGCTGGTGCTGTCCCTCCTCAACTCGGAGCAGACGACGGTCCCGGAGCACAGCCCCCCCAAGCCCCGCTCTGCTGGGGAGACGTCGCCGCAGCGTTTCTCCTTTAGCCCCTCTGCTGCCAGCCCAAGGATCGCGTCGCCCTCTGCGCATAGCCCCCTCACTTCCTTTGACGCCGAGACCTTCAGCTGGCCCGATGTCCGAGAGCTGCGGTCCAAGTACGCCTCCCACACCAAGGTGCTCCAGGCCAAGGGCAGCCGGCCCCGCGGCCTGGTCAGCCGCAGCCGCTCCTTGCCCGAAAATGTGATGGAGCCCCTGCCGTCAGGTGGGGTGAGCTTCTGTGGCAGCCTGAGCCCCAAGAGGGGCTGGGGAGATGAGGAAGCCGCCCAGCCCCAGCGGCCCCCAGGCAGGCTGGATGGCAGCGAGGCCCTGTATGTCACCGCAGACCTCACCCTAGAGAACAACCGGCGGGTGATCATCATGGAGAAGGGGCCCCTGTCAGGCCCCATGGAGGCGGGGAAGGAACAGGGCAATGGCCAGGGACCGGCCATGATGGGACGGGGCCACGATTCCCAGGAAGCTGCAGCGTATCAGCTGAAGGAAGAGGAGCCCAAGGACTCAGTGGACCCAAGCCAGCAGGGCCGAGTGAGAAACCTGCGGGAGAAATTCCAGGCCTTGAACTCCATAGGTTGA